A stretch of DNA from Chelonoidis abingdonii isolate Lonesome George chromosome 8, CheloAbing_2.0, whole genome shotgun sequence:
tGTGAGAGCTGCTTTCTATTTTGGCActtcaggacaggggaaagcaagtcacaagttccatgaaagtgcccttacacaggTGAAAGTTTTGCAtgcactgggaatcgtcccacacctgcaacgcTATGtggtcccatcagtctgtgcttgtttcccgggcccagaatcggcgttccacgccatgaacctgccccattaacaccatgatctccaaagtgccggggcccacggtttgagagaatgCTGTGTCCATAttctcatcactctcatcaccccGCTGCCATGGccacctcctcctcacctggttttccaggttctggttcagctTAAACTGCATGATAATGAGCAAgatgtttacaatgttcatgagtGCTGCATTGAGCTCCATACTTGCCATGGTTtggcgtctgcactgaaaaaaggcgcaaaactaTTGTCATACTGTGTAGTTCATATGTACAACAGAGAAGACTTACATTCCTTGCACATGCCTAGCATTGTCATGCCATTTTATGCAGAAAAGTGAAGGTAAGCAGTCAGCGTTAAGATTAATATGGGAATCAACTATTTCCAGGATGTTACTTAGGTTTAGTTTTTAAACTACTGGTAAAAACAGTCCAACAGCTTGGCTTCCACAACAACGTAGTGGCAAAGTAATCAGTTATTTATATTTGATTCATTCTTTTGGCTTTAGATGAGATTGAATCAGCATGACTCTGGTTGCAGAAACCTGAAACCTGAGTCAGGATTACATTTTGAATAACCCCGAAAATAACATTTTTGATTATGGCATGCACAATCCTCAAGTGAAAATTGTTTAGTTACGGGGTAGAAATAAAATCTTACCTTTGAATTGCATTATGGCATTGCATCAACAGGTGCAAGGCAACATTACATGAGCTGTATAGATAGTTCAGAGTACATATACTGCTGTTGAACACTGTGTCCCTTAATAATGTGTAAACAACTGAAGTCCACACCCTGTTTTAAAAACCATCTGAATACATCAAATACAATCTATACCAGCACCTTTCCTGGAGTTGGTTTTTATTGGTAATTCATACTagcaacaataacaacaaaaatcttAGATGTTACCTAAGCCACCTGGCAAAGCTTGGCCTTGTATCAatagttctgcagcttcatgttggagtctgtctatgaagtttttttgttgaagaattgccactttcagatctgttattgagtgaccagagggATTGAAGTGTtatcctactggtttttgaatgttatgattcccgATGtgagatttgtgtccattaatttgcaaactggataccatcagattatgcctgaataaggactgggagtggttgagtcattacaaaacctaaacttaatttccccattaCTAATTCTCCCTACtcttactcacaccttcttatcaactttctgtaatgggccactctcttactacttcaaaagttatttttcctcccttagtatcctgctgttaattgatttaatCTCATTAAACTGGcctcacacttggtaaaacaACCAAGAGGCTGTGTGGACACTCCTCATTTAATTTAAACCAGGGCTAGATTCTGTTTAGGAATCTCTTCGAGATGAACTGAAATAAGagtaaaaaagaacaggagtacttgtggcaccttagagactaacaaatttatttgagcataagctttcccacttcatcggatgcatgcttaggctcaaataaatttgttagtctctaaggtgacacaagtagtcctgttctttttgcggatacagactaacacggctgctactctgaaacctgaaataaGAGTATCCATGCAAGGGTTTGGAGTGGTTTAACTAAACCAAGGCAAGTTTATGTGTGGACAAACCTTTAGAACCTAGTCCTGTGGGTTACTTATTGCCTCAGTTACAGCTAAGTGACTTCAACTCCCACAGAAAGAGATGATTTTTGTGAAAGTTGGAGGAATAGCGTTGAGAACACTCAGCCGCTTGCAGGAGAACATCTCAGAACAAACCATCTTTTGCAAGACATGTGAAAGCCCAGATTAAATTAAAGTCTCATGAAATGTTGTACGTGGTGTGCTTAGATTTTATTGCTGGACTAGTCAGGAGGAGAAGTGTAAAAACCTCTATTTAAACCAAGTGTCTTTCCTAACTGAAGCTAATATCTTtgttatattaaaatacaaagcCGCCCAGAaggggtgggcaagtggggcaatttgccccaggccccgggctctgcaaGGGCCCCCCCATGAAcatttttcggggcccctggagaggggtccttcactcgttccgggggccctggaaaacgaTCATGGGTCACGGGTCCCAAGAACTTCTTCCGTTCTGGATCTTTGGCAGCGGGGGATAGTCCTTCCGGcagggtcttcggcggtaattcggcggcggggggacGGGGGGCCCTCTGTGGGTCGTCAGGGCACttcaggccctctgaatcctctgggtggcctgaACCTAACATATGAGTGTTTTCCTTCTGTGAAAGCCCCTTTTAAAATGGATAAAtacctattttaaaatgtaacaattaaCCATTGTATTGGATATTTTGCATATAAACCCTTGTCCTTTGGTCTGAACATGTTTTATGTCAAGTTCCAGACTCAAGTGAATAATGGCTGCTTAGTTTTAAGTACTGTGgtctttaaaaaaacaggaaGCATTGATAACGAAAGCAAGCTTATCTGTATCAAGGCTAGCAGGCAGTGCTGTCATAGTTCGTATGATAATCTTTTTCCTAACTGACAAAGTGGTATGAGATTTATGCAGACTTGTTACAAACCCAATGGGTGTCAACACTGAACTGTAGAAATGGAGGTTTGATGCACATTATGCATTTCCAATCAAAACCTGTTTGGATTAGAGTGTAAATATTGTAAGATAGTGCAGTGAACACTTAGTATTCAGTTTACAGGGGCTATgctaaaaatatgtattttgcttttgttttaatgaaCTCTTTCAAATATGGCAAACACACTTGTCACCTACAAAAACATTCATACCTAGAATGGCAAGGAAGGATCGGTGATACACCCTAGAAAACTTACTGTAGGGGGAAAAGCTTCTACTCTGGCTGGAGCTGGAGTAAATTTCATCTTTAATATCTATGCTCCTTGTTATTGGTCTCATTCTGCTGTAGAAGCCAATTTTCTTTTGATGATATTGAAAAAGCTACTACATTAGCAGATTGCAGAACGCAGATTAATATCTCACTTGCAAGGGAAGATCAGCTTCAGCTAGAGTTTGATGACTGTGCAGAATTCAAGTTATTTTTCCACAGTGTGTTTTGCAGATAACAATTGTGAAAGAATTTCCTTCTTACCagcctttcctcttctctttgcCTGTCTACTGCAGATTCTCAAAGTGTGTTTTTGTGGCATCTACTAAAATGGGTTATCTATAAACAGGAATGATTATCTACCTCACAGGCTCGTTGCAAGGCTAAAATCATGCTTCTAAATGAGTTGAAATTGTTAGATGAAGTTTACTTTGTATCTTTTCTGTAAAAGAAACTAGTTGTTCAAGAAcactgtttaaataaatgtgaaTGAATAAGGCATGGAGTTTTTCTCCAGAGATCTCTACTAccaccttttccccccaaaattataCTCTGTGGCAGGTGCTGGTGGAGGATGGGTGAAAATAGTTTCATGGTCCTGCTGAACTTCAAACCAAATAGCTCAGTTCAATGTACAGGGTTAATGGTTGGACAATTTGCTGCTCTCATACGTAACAGGGCATTGAGGGTGAGATCctgtgctggtgtaaattagcatttagaccctttgaaaatctagtccgAAAGATTCAAATGTGTCAAATAAGCAACAAAGGCAGAAATCTCAgctaatatttttcaaatgtactTCATATTCAATACATTTCAATTTTCATGCTGAGTTATTCAGTTTACAGGATTATACTGTGTACTGAGAAATGCAGAAGTCATGAAGCTGTGGGAATGTGCATATTGAAAGCAAAACACTGAACAGGTTTTTGAACTTTATGTACTGAATGTTTTATTATCAGGCAGTtatgaaacaaattttaaaaatacaaaaactatATCAGatggcaaaataaaacaaactttggGCCATATCTTGACATGCTTACTTATTGGAGTGTCACCTGACGAATAATACAATAAGGATTTAACTCATCTTGCAATTCAACTATTAGAGCCCCAGTGCTTTATGGGTCCACTACTATCAACAGCTAGATGCCATGTCCTAAATCAGGCCATTTAGTTCCCAGCATGAACTATCTTTGTATGTACAGTACTTCAACATCCCATGGAGTGCACTGAAGTGAAGTCTGGCTTGAGATTTGGACTTCTCTAGCCCAAGTCAGGTATCAGATAATACCTGGGCTCCAAAAGCAaggttctccatttttcagttatTCAACAAATaccaacacacacaaacaataatTTATTATAAAACTACTGAGTCCATCCTGGGATGCaccaactccctcctccccaccaccagtTCAACCAAGAATTGAAAGTGACTCAGCCACTTACTTTAAAGGTGAATGGTCTCCAGCCGCACAGAAAAAGTgtgaaaccaaaacaaagaaagggCCATGGGATGAATGTTGAGTGTGGGGTCTAGTGCTACCATCTTGTCTTTAATGTCCTGGGACCGACACATCTACACCACCACTACATATAATCTCTACCCTCTGACAGACACCATCAGGACATTAGATTTCCATTAAGTTaaaactaaggtgaccagatgtctcatttttaaagggacagtcccattttgggggactttttcttatataggcatctattacctcccaccccctgtcccattttttcactgttgctatctggtaaccctagttaAAACAGCCAAGTGCATAAATATTATATTCTTTTATCATATAGCAATACGTAGTCCAGTCCTGTGACTCTTATAACCAGCTATTGAagccagtgagagttttgcctgaataaagatagTAAGATCAGGTCTATTATGCAGTTGCTTAGTAATGGCTTCATTGTGTATGTACTAACCAAGCCTAAATGAAGCTAGCTACATAAGCCTTGATATACAGCAGTAAAAGTTGTCCCATAAACCAGGGTCCTTTATTCCTCAGTGTGTTCCCGTGTCAGAGTGCTTTGTCAACACCTCATTTACTGTGGGTGTAAACCTTATTAAGAGTTGTCTTACTTTACTCATCAGCATCTCCCTGAAGTGATCACCCATTAGGAAATAAAAGACGGGGTTAATTACACTATTTAAAAATGCAATAGGCATTGTGATAATATAAATGGTGTTGATGATGTTCTGTGTGCACAGCGATAGCTTCCAGGATTCCATTCGGGAGGCAATTCTCACATTGCGCATTATGTGAAATGGAGTAAAGAATAGTGAAAAGATAACCAGTGCTATGATGACTAAAGAAAGAGGTTTCTCAAGGTGCTGCGCAGCTGAGAGCCGCTCACTATGTTTCCTAAGAAAGATAACCATCTTCAAGTAAAAGAAGCACATAACACAAAGAGGAATTACAAACCCCAGAAGAGTCAGGTATATGTTATAGATCAGGCTTTTTGCTGGATCTCCAGAACTTGTATAATCTGTACATTGGTTATCACTAGCAGTATTTCTAGATTCTATGAAGGTGATTATTGGCACCAGTTCAAGTATAACAAGGATCCATATGGCAACAGAGGAAACAACAGCTATCTTCCTCTTATGTAGAAAATGGTCTCTGAAAGGATACTGCATGAGCATATAAC
This window harbors:
- the SUCNR1 gene encoding succinate receptor 1, which produces MDMNKTVDCLEMDNTLEKYHLPTMYTIEFIFGIIGNSIVVFGYLFCLKVWKSGNIYLFNLSLSDFVFLCTLPMLVTSYSKGKWTYGNMLCQSNRFMLHVNLYTSILFLTFISIDRYMLMQYPFRDHFLHKRKIAVVSSVAIWILVILELVPIITFIESRNTASDNQCTDYTSSGDPAKSLIYNIYLTLLGFVIPLCVMCFFYLKMVIFLRKHSERLSAAQHLEKPLSLVIIALVIFSLFFTPFHIMRNVRIASRMESWKLSLCTQNIINTIYIITMPIAFLNSVINPVFYFLMGDHFREMLMSKVRQLLIRFTPTVNEVLTKHSDTGTH